The Candidatus Woesearchaeota archaeon genome has a segment encoding these proteins:
- the rlmD gene encoding 23S rRNA (uracil(1939)-C(5))-methyltransferase RlmD, with the protein MVRIEQLNSKAEGVAGNMKILYALPGEEVESKRFGKIRRPTNILKPSKHRVEPFCRHFGTCGGCALQHLEYAEQVKWKASKLSTLFERPVEVIPSPKTTHYRNRMDYVMHRNSIGLRERGSWKFVVDIEECPIFAQEHILKKHSSFLHSLPSFDLVKKEGVFKYVVIRGSGDDFAMIFCCTSKGREYIHAILEALTDVPNIALTFNDGVGDISMGEELEVIKGNEYYIEHIGEYVFKVPLNGFVQPNPFQAKLLYDHIKSLVDSDEVVDLFCGMGSIGIYCSPKKLFGIEVVPQAVNYAQENARAYGVNAHFECVDLYTSPTLPGEDPLVIVDPPREGLGKRTIKLLCEQKPRKIIYVSCNPHSCKQDLEKMAEFYTLRSIKGFDMFPHTPHVEVVVELTSKQGI; encoded by the coding sequence ATGGTGCGCATAGAGCAACTCAACAGCAAAGCAGAGGGTGTTGCAGGAAACATGAAAATTCTGTACGCGCTCCCCGGAGAAGAGGTTGAAAGCAAGCGCTTTGGAAAAATTCGCAGACCAACTAACATACTCAAACCCAGCAAACACAGAGTTGAACCTTTTTGCAGGCATTTTGGGACTTGTGGGGGTTGTGCTTTGCAACACTTAGAGTACGCAGAACAAGTAAAGTGGAAAGCAAGTAAGTTAAGCACTCTTTTTGAGCGACCTGTGGAGGTCATCCCATCCCCTAAAACAACACATTATCGCAATCGCATGGACTATGTGATGCATCGCAATAGCATAGGTCTCAGAGAACGAGGTTCCTGGAAATTTGTCGTGGACATAGAAGAATGTCCGATTTTTGCACAAGAACACATTCTCAAAAAACACTCTTCGTTTTTACATTCCCTACCTTCTTTTGATCTTGTCAAAAAAGAAGGTGTGTTCAAATACGTCGTGATAAGGGGATCTGGCGATGATTTCGCAATGATTTTTTGTTGTACCTCAAAGGGACGCGAGTATATTCACGCCATTCTTGAAGCATTAACAGACGTTCCCAACATCGCACTTACGTTTAACGATGGTGTGGGAGATATTTCCATGGGTGAAGAGCTTGAAGTCATCAAAGGTAATGAATATTATATTGAGCACATTGGGGAGTATGTTTTCAAGGTGCCACTCAATGGATTTGTACAACCAAACCCCTTCCAAGCAAAACTGCTTTACGACCATATTAAGTCTCTTGTTGATAGCGATGAAGTGGTGGATCTCTTCTGTGGGATGGGAAGCATTGGCATTTACTGCTCTCCAAAAAAACTCTTTGGCATAGAAGTAGTACCTCAAGCAGTTAACTATGCACAAGAAAACGCGAGAGCATATGGTGTTAACGCTCACTTTGAATGCGTTGATTTGTATACTTCTCCGACACTTCCAGGAGAGGATCCTCTTGTCATCGTTGATCCTCCTCGAGAAGGTTTGGGCAAAAGAACGATCAAACTGCTGTGTGAGCAAAAGCCACGCAAGATCATCTATGTGTCGTGCAATCCTCACTCTTGCAAACAAGATTTGGAGAAAATGGCAGAATTCTACACTCTTAGAAGCATCAAAGGGTTTGATATGTTTCCTCACACACCTCATGTTGAGGTCGTAGTGGAGCTTACTTCAAAGCAAGGAATATAA